The DNA sequence CAAGCTGTTCGATGGGCGACACTTTGATCGCGAGATCATTCTTCTGTGTGTTCGCTGGTATCTGTGAGATAGGCTGAAGAAAGTGGAGATCAATGTTTCGTAGAATGAGCGAAATGGAGATCAAATGAATCGAGGACCGAAAGGCCGCTACACGAAGGAGTTTCGCGAGCAGGCGGTGAAGCTCGTTCTTGTCGATGGACTGTCGCAGCGAGAAGTTGCGGGCCGATTATCTTTGTCGGTTAAAACGCTTGGCGCTTGGGTCGTTGCCGAGCGAAAAGGGACGCTAACGAAGGTAGGCGAGACGCAAAAGCCGCAGAGCGAGTTGGAGGCGGAATTGGCGCGGGTCAAGCGCGAGCTGGCGACGGTCACGATGGAGCGCGATATTTTAAAAAAAGCGACGGTCTATTTCGCGAAGGAGTCGCGGTGAGATGTGACCGGATCGAAACGATGCGACAGGACTACCCGATTTCCGTGCTGTGCCGTGTGTTTGAGCTAGGGGCCAGCAGTTTCTACGCTTGGCGCCGACGGCTCGACTCGCCACGTGCACAAGAGAACGCGCGCCTTGAAATCGAGATTGTAGCGGCGCACGAACGAACTCGGCAAACGTATGGGCGCGAGCGATTGCAGGCGGATCTGCTTGATCATGGCGTATGCGTTGGCCTTCACCGCATTAGGCGCATTCGCACCAAGCTGGGACTGCGTTGCAAGCAGAAGCGCAAGTTCAGAAACACGACGGATTCGAAGCACGATTTGCCAGTCGCACCGAATTTGCTGGAACGCAACTTCGACATGAGCATGCCGAACCAGGCCTGGGTGAGTGATATCACGTACGTGTGGACAGATGAGGGCTGGTTGTATCTAGCCGGCATCAAGGATCTGTTCAACGGCGAGCTGGTCGGCTACGCCATGAGCGAACGTATGACCCGCACCTTGGTAATGCAGGCGCTATTTGCCGCGGTCGCACTTAAACGGCCCGCAGCCGGTTTGATCCTACATTCGGATCGTGGCAGTCAATATTGTTCGCATGACTATCGGGATCTAGCAAAGCAGTTCGGCATGACGATGTCCATGAGTCGCAAGGGCGATTGTTACGACAATGCGCCGATGGAAAGCTTCTGGGGGTCGCTCAAAAACGAACTCGTGCATCACCGCCGGTTCACGACGCGCGCCGAGGCCCGGCAGGCCATCACCGAATACATCGAGATCTTCTACAACCGGCAACGCAAGCAAGCCCGTCTTGACTATCTGTCGCCTGCTGCTTTCGTGCAGCGATTTTATAAAACGCGACTCGCGGCTTAACCCATTGCTCTCCACTATTGACGACCGACCTCACTGCGCTACAAGCTCAGCCTGCAGGATCTTGTCGAGATTATGGCTGAGCGTGGTTTGTCTCTTGCGCACACTACGATCCTGCGTTGGGTGCAGCGTTATACGCCCGAATTCGTCAAACGCTGGAACCGCTTTAGCACGCCCACAGGACAGTCGTGGCGTGTCGACGAAACGTACCTGAAGATCCGCGGAAGGTGGGTCTATCTCTATCGGGCGGTGAATCGGGCGGGCCAGATGGTAGACTTCATGCTGCGCGCCAAGCGCGATGTGGCAGCAGCAAAGGCATTTTTCAAGAAGGCCATCAAGCATCAGGGGCAGTCACCGAAAACCATCACGCTAGATGGTTATGCGGCCTCGCACCGCGCCGTGCGCGAGATGACGGCGGACGGTTTGCTGCCCGCGGACACCGAGGTCAGAACTTCGAAGTACTTAAACAACCTGATAGAGCAAAACCATCGCAACATCAAGTCCCGGACGAAGGTCGTGCTTGGCTTTAAGCGGTTCAGGAGCGCCGCAACCACGATTGCAGGCATCGAATTGATGCATTGCATCCGCAAGGGTCAGTTCAATCTCGCAACGTTCGACCTCAAAGATACCGCTGCGCCTACCGTTTGGAATACGGTCCTATTGGCTCAATAAGCCATCCTATCAAAATCAACCTCTTAGACTATTTCCGCTATTTGCACCAGAGCCGTATTCCGCGGCGAAGGGACCGCTGCTGCTTGAGACGA is a window from the Burkholderia sp. PAMC 26561 genome containing:
- a CDS encoding IS3 family transposase (programmed frameshift), with translation MNRGPKGRYTKEFREQAVKLVLVDGLSQREVAGRLSLSVKTLGAWVVAERKGTLTKVGETQKPQSELEAELARVKRELATVTMERDILKKANGLFREGVAVRCDRIETMRQDYPISVLCRVFELGASSFYAWRRRLDSPRAQENARLEIEIVAAHERTRQTYGRERLQADLLDHGVCVGLHRIRRIRTKLGLRCKQKRKFRNTTDSKHDLPVAPNLLERNFDMSMPNQAWVSDITYVWTDEGWLYLAGIKDLFNGELVGYAMSERMTRTLVMQALFAAVALKRPAAGLILHSDRGSQYCSHDYRDLAKQFGMTMSMSRKGDCYDNAPMESFWGSLKNELVHHRRFTTRAEARQAITEYIEIFYNRQRKQARLDYLSPAAFVQRFYKTRLAA